Below is a genomic region from Pectobacterium polaris.
ATACGCTGACGCAGCATCTCTTTTTCGGTACTGGCGATCACCGCATCCAGATCGCTGGGCTTGGAGGCAATCGGGACATTGCCATCTCTATCTGGCGGCAGCATGAACAATGAAACCAACGCCTTATTGCCTGTCGTAGGGTCAACATACTCGGTCTGCACCATGTGGTTTGCCGGATCGACCACTTTGTCTCGCTGAATCATGTTCAACAGCTGCGCAGGCAACGCATCGGTAAGATCCTGCGTGGTATAGCCAACGAATAAATCTGGATCTTTTGTCTCTGCGACACCGTACAGCGGCAGCACCAGTAACAGACCCGCAATCCCTTTCTTTATCACACTGATTTTCATTATATTCCTCGACTCTTCATTGTGTGCATCCCCTATCTCACCACTCGCTATTCTTATCACGCTGACGTCGATAGCCTCTGGCCTTTTTACCACGTTTACACGCGACAACGCATTCTACAACTACAGGAAAGAATAGCATTTTTTATACAAAAACTTGTTGTCGGAGAATTCCTTCGCTAGAATCGCGCCGTTTACTCACCCCCATGTGTCATTTGGAGCCCTAAAGTGCCCTGTACGTCAGCCCCCCACTAACCGCCGACGACTGCATTAAGCAGCCTCGATTCGGCGCAGTCTGCGCCAGCGTTGGCTGCGGTACGAGTTCCCTGTTTTCCCCACTATTGTGCGGAGCAGAAAACGAACCTCCCGCTTCCTCCCCCCGCGACTCTGACCTCTGGAATGCCAGTGGACAGTCTATTGACTCGCGCCAGAATACGTTCGTCGGCCCTCTTTTTTACCGTAGATGGGCCTGGCTGCGCCAATAACGCAGCAGGCGAAAAACATGTATTTACATTCAATACCGTTATTAAAGTATCCGCGTACCCCGCATCTGGAAGGTTCGCGTTTACAGCCCGGCGATGATGCGTCGGATCAAATCGCACTGAAAGCGCTGGCAGGCCGTTACGTCGTGATCGAAGAAAAGATCGACGGCGCGAACAGCGGCGTGTCCTTCAATGAAACGGCGGAACTCCTGCTCCAGTCGCGCGGCCACTATCTGGCTGGCGGTTCGCGGGAGCGACAGTTCAATCAGTTCAAGCTCTGGGCTACCGCGCACGAAATGCATTTTCTTGAACTGCTGGAGGACCGTTTCGTGATGTACGGCGAATGGGCGTACAGCAAGCATTCCGTGTTTTATGACCGGTTGCCGCACTACTTTCACGAATTTGATATTTACGATCGTCGTGACGGTATTTTTTTATCGACAGCACGCCGACACGCGATGCTGGCCGGTTCGCCCGTGTTGTCCGTTCCGGTGCTCTATGCCGGGGAGATGCCGACGAATCCGGCGTTGCTGTGGAAACTGGTGTTCCGTTCGCTGGCGAAAAGCCAGAACTGGAAGACTTCGTTTGAATCCACCGTGCAGCGTGAAGGCTTACCGCTCGCGCTGTGCTGGCAGCAAACCGATAAATCGGACCGTTCGGAAGGCCTTTATTTGAAGGTTGAAGATGATGAACAGGTACTGGCACGTTACAAGCTGGTACGCCATGACTTTATCCAGACCATTTTGGACAGCGGATCGCATCATTCCCGACGCCCGATTTTGCCGAACCAACTGGCTGACGGCGTTGATCTGTACGCGCCCTGTCCAACCGTATCCTGGGAAATGCTGGGGCTGAATACGCTGCGTTCTTTAGACGCACTCGCCACCGCCATGCCCAATAAGTAAGGAGTATGATGATCATGGATTGGAATACCATTAGGGGATTGGTCCCCGCCTCTGGCGCGCAGCCAGATTTTGCTGATTGTCTGGACGCGTTCCCAGTGCTTCAACGCGCCAAAGAGACGCCGCAGGAGCCACGCTATCACGGCGAAGGTGATGTCTGGACACACACCATCATGGTGGTCGAGTCGCTATTGCAGCTTCCTGATTACCAGAACGCTACGCGCGAGCAGCAGGAAGTCTTGTTTTTTGCTGCGTTGCTGCATGACGTTGCCAAATACCGCACGACGGTGATTGACCCAGTAACGGGGCAGATTGGTCAGCCGGGACACTCGCGCAAAGGCGCCATCGATGCCCGGGTGCTGCTGTGGGATGCAGGCGTTCCGTTTGCGATTCGGGAAGCGATTTGCCGCTTAATTTCGGTGCATCAGGTGCCGTTTTACTGCCTTGAGGATGAGCGCCGTCGGATGTCGCCGATCTTTACGATTCGCGAACTCTCTTGGCAGTTGAGCATTCCGCTGCTCGCAACGCTGGCGGAAGCCGATATGCGTGGGCGCATCTGTCAGGATCAAGCGCGCGTGCTCGACAGTATTGAGCTGTTCCGCGAGCTGGCGCGGGAAGAAGGCTGTTACGGCCAGCCGAGAGCGTTTGTCGATGCCCACACGCGCCTGAGCTATTTTCGCGGTGCTGATGTTCATCCAGACTATCCGCTGTTTCAGGAGCCGGGATCGAAAGTCACCGTGATGTGCGGTTTGCCCGCGTCGGGAAAAGACACCTGGGTGCGGACGCATCGGCGCGATTTACCCGTGGTGTCTTTCGACGATGCGCGAACAGAGCTGGGGCTGAAACACGGTGAGAATGAAGGAAAAGCCGTGCACTGGGCAACCGACAAAGCCCGTTCACTGCTGCGAACGCATGAACCGTTCGTGTGGAATGCCACGCATCTCAGCCAGCAAATGCGCACCCGCACGTTGGATCTGTGCTACGCCTACGGCGCAGAAGTGGAGATCGTCTATCTGGAGCGTCCGCGTCAGGAATTGCTGCGCCGCAACGGTAAACGAGACACCACATTAAGCAACAAAACGCTGCAAGGTATGCTGACGAAATGGGAGCTTCCCGCACCGACGGAAGCGCATGCGGTTAGCTATGAAAGCTAACGTAGCGGAAGCGCGGTAAAACGGGAGTTCGTATTCCGTAATACCGTTTTTTCTGCACCAAAGTACGATTTTTCATAAACCAATTTATCGTCCTCGACACGCGCGGGGACGATAAATCTTCCCTCTGCCTGAGCAATCAGACCTTTTCTAAATTACCCACACTTTATGACACAAACCAGGGCTCTATCGGGTCTGGATAATCTAGCCACATCGCCAGACCTTCTGTCATTTCTTTGTCCGTCAGCAGTGCAGCCTCCAGACGGGTTCGCAACGCATGTTCATCCATATCGATACCGATAAACACCAGTTCCTGCCGTGCATCACCCACGCCATCCACCCATATGGAACGAATGTAATCAAGCGATTCGCTATCTGTCGGCCACCTTTCTTTTGGTGCGCTGACCCACCATGAACCAGCCAGCCCCTGACGCGCCACGCCGCCTGCCTGAGACCACGATCCCGCATATTCCGGACGGCTTGCCAACCAAAAATAGCCTTTAGATCTGACAACTCCGGTGAGCGAGTTTTCCATGACCTGCGCGAAGCGGGCAGGATGAAACGGCCGACGCGCACGGAAAACAAAACTGGCGATGCCATACTCCTCCGTTTCAGGCGTATGCTCGCCGCGTAGCTCTTTCAACCATCCAGGGGCCTGCGCCGCTTTGTCGAAATCAAACAATCCCGTGTCGAGTACCTCATTCAGCGGCACAGCACCAAATTGTGCATGAAGTATTTTTGCGCCCGGATTCAGCGAACGAATAATCGCAACCAGCTTCTGCTGTTGTGCCGCATCAATAAGGTCGGTTTTGTTGAGGATAATGACATTGCAGAACTCGATCTGGTCGATCAGCAAATCCACGACGCTGCGCTCGTCCCCCTCTCCTAACGATTCTCCGCGTGACTGGATGCTGTCCACCGACGTGTAATCTTTTAAGAAATTATAGCCGTCGACAACGGTCACCATCGTATCCAGCCGAGCGACTTCAGAGAGGCTTTCCCCATCGTCACCCGCAAACGTGAATGTCTCCGCGACCGGAAGCGGTTCCGCGATACCGGTTGATTCAATGACCAACTGATCAAAACGCCCCTCTTTCGCCAGCCGATTAACCTCGAGCAGGAGATCTTCACGCAGCGTGCAACAGATACAGCCGTTACTCATCTCAACCAGCTTTTCGTCCGTCCGTGAAAGCTCAGCGCCACCTTCCCTCACCAGCGCAGCATCAATATTCACTTCTGACATGTCGTTGACGATCACCGCGACGCGGCGGCCAGCGCGATTATTCAGAATATGGTTAAGTAACGTGGTCTTTCCCGCGCCGAGAAAGCCGGATAGTACGGTCACAGGTAGTCTTGCATCTGCTTTCTGTCGAGCTACAACGTCAGCCATATTTCACACTCTCTAATGATTTGCATTTTTACTGTTCTGCTTTGGAATGATTCATCGCCACGAATGTTTCGCTTTTAAGCACCCATCGCGATAATCTCCCTACACACCTATTGTTATGTTATAACATAACAATTAAAGCATGAAAAATCATTGAGGGTTTGATTTTGTCTAATAATATTAAAGTCGGCGGGGTTACCCTGCCAGACACGTTGCTGCGCTGACCAGTAATGCATTGCAGACAGAAGACAACCCGCATCGCACCCGCGTTTTCTTTCTCCCGCCGTTCGAGCTTTCTCCGACTGGACAAGCGAGTTATTCAATTGAAGAATGTCAGAATAGACACAGCAAGTTTTCCGTAGACAGAAATTGATGCGGTTTGTTGTAAAAGCTAAGCCATTTCTTAAGGAGAGCAAAAATGGCAAGAAGTTCAACAAGTAAAAGTCATCAGGTCGTCTCGCCGCTACTTTCACCGCACGAGATCTCGTGTCTTTTACAACCCGTAGCACAGTGTATTTCGGATGAATATCCCTGGGTAAGCAATGATGAACAAGCTATCGAAAAGCATTTTAAAGGGGTTTGTGCGCAGGTCATGCGCCTGACCAACACCAAGTCGAGGATAGAATGGAATCACTACGGTTCTGGATATGCCTCTTTTGTCGACGCTTGGTTTTATAAGAACACACTGGATTTTGACGTCAAACGTCCGCTTTGCCATGGCGAAGAACACACAGGGTTAACCGTTTTATTAAGCCGCTTGTCGCCCTATTTCGTTTTTATGGAGAGCGAGAAAAACTGGCACGCTCACGGTGGTTCTCAGGCGCTTCCTGAACTGGAAATGATCGATAGGCTGGAGACACCCGCCGTTATTGCATTGAGCCAGCAGGTTCAATCAGAACTGGAGAAGTGTGGGCTTGTGCGCGCTTATAAGGAACAATTGACATCGCTGCTGCCCACCGGCACTCGCGTGCCGACGGTGCTCACAGATCGCGGCTTCACACAGTTCGATGCACTGTTCCATTGGGAAGATTGATTACTTAACACAGTGGCAGCGCATTCCAGCTAAGTGTTCTAAAAAATAAATCGACTTATTAACTTGCTGTTCTATTATTCTATATAAGAAAAAGACAACCATGATAGATCGCGAAAAAAGGTCATTAGAACAATGTCATTTAATAATAGGTTTAAACAACAAATTATCACTACTTTAGCTAAACGAGCAGCGAATCATTGCTCCAACCCATCCTGTCGAGCAATAACCAGTGGGCCATCTGCTGACCCAAATGACTCAGTAAATCTTGGAGAGGCTGCGCATATTTATGGCGCACATCAAGGTTCCGCACGTTATGAGTCATCAATGACTTCAATGGAGAGAAGCGCTATATCTAATGCAATATGGCTATGCAGTAACTGTCATAAACTAGTAGATGATGACCCTACTAAATACCCTGCTGGTTTGCTTTTTGAATGGCAGCGCGAGCATGATAACTATATAGCAGAAAAAGTTGGAAAAGTAGCATTTGAAATAAGGAAAAGATATGAAGAGCGCCATCTTAGTGAATTTGGGAAACTGAGTTATCTAGCAGAACGTTTAATATTAGAAAAAGAAGATTATTGGGAGCATCAACTTACAGCTGAAGTCTTACGTTTTGAAATGAATTACTCATTACAACGATGGAAAGCGTTAAAGCAGGGGCTATATATTAAACCAATCATTCGAATTACTGATGATGAATTCATTGAATGGACGTTAGACCGATTTCAAGAAATAACATTAATCACGGAGGCATTTACAAAATTAATTAATTTTGAATTTAAGAAAGCTTGGGGGGAACCCGGCGAGCCGGGCAAGGATACTGAAATAGTATTGATATGCAAATTATATGCAGAAGTATGTAAAAGTGCATTAGAATGGGAGGAAATAATTTATTTTTCACGAGTTAGCGAACTATACTCTGAAATTCATAAATTATTTTTTGGTATTGCTGGAAACATCATCGAACAAGCGGAGAAACTTCCAGCGTTTTTATCAGACATGGTAACTCAAAAACCGACCTCAGGGAGCTTCTCGCTAGATATTACCGTTGAGTTACCTGATGGTTGGAATGAACGCTTTGAGCTTGCCTTAAAAAATATCGGGTCATGCCTGTCCAATGACATATAATTTTCTCTCACAATGTATGAACTTTGGTTTTCAGTATCCTCTCAACGCTCGACAATATTCGCTTATTCCAGATACATCTTAAAGATAGCTAAGTGAAGAAGAGCGTCCAAAAACCAGTTAACGACAACAACCGACTGTTCCTTAACGCAACTAATGATTCGACGAAACTATTGAGTAATAAATTATCAGTCTGAGGTTATCTCAATCAGATTACCATCTGGGTCGCTGACGATCGCTTCGTAAAATCCGTCCCCCGTCATTCGAGGCTGGGCAACCAGAATGCCGCGTTCCGCCGCTTTGCTGGCTAACACTTCCACATCCGCTTTGCTCCCGACCGAAATTGCGACGTGCGCCCAGCCGCAGCCTTCTTTATTGGTTAAGGCTTCAGCCAACACCGGCAGCGTCATCAGCTCAATAGATGCGCCTTCACTCAGTTGAACGAAATGCGATTCAAAACCGGGGCGATTCCGGCTCACATACTTTTCCCCCACCTGAGCGGAGAAGAACTCTTGCCAAAATGCCGCCTGCGCGGCCAGATCGGCCGTCCATAATGCCACGTGTGCCACTTTCATCATGATTCCTTCTTAGCCGTTGTCTTTTGCTGGTTTACAAACAGCGGTTATGACCACGTTCCATTCAGAATGGCTAACACCTGTTGGTGTAGCTCGGGATTACCGGTCGCGACTACCGTGCCGCCCGCTTCCGCTCGTTGTCCGTTGAGATCGGTAATGGTGCCGCCCGCCTGCTCAATAATCGGGATCAGCGCAACAATGTCGTAGGGCTGCAATGCAAACTCCACGCAGATATCAATCTGGCCTGCTGCCAGCATCGCCATCGCGTAACACTCGCCGCCGTAGCGCGTCATGAGCGTGCTTTCTGCTAGATCGGCGAAGCGAACTGTCGGGTGCATCGTCAGCGGTTCAGGGGCGGTGGTGTGAAGAATCGCCTGTTCGAGCGACACGCCTTTGCGCGTGTTTAAGCGTATTTCCCCATGCCGATCGCTGCGCCACGCCTGCGAACCATCGGCCCAGAAGCGCTCCCCGGTAAACGGCTGGCTCATCATCCCCATCACGGCACGTTCATGGTGCAGCAGGCCGATGAGCGTTCCCCACACCGGTAATCCGCATAAGAAAGGCCGGGTTCCATCGACGGGATCCAAGACCCAACGCACCGGACCTTCCCCGCTCAGGCCAAATTCTTCGCCCATAATCGCGTGATCGGGGTAATGACGCGTAATGTGCTCGCGAATGACACGTTCAGCCTCTCGGTCGGCTTCCGTGACCGGATCAAAGCGAAAGCCCTCTTTGGGCTTCGTATCAATTTGGTCTGCGGTAAGGGCACGAAAACGCGGTAACGTTTCCTGACTAGCCAGCGTGGCGAGTTCATGAAAAAAGGCAATATCGGGAAGCGACTGACTCATGGTGTTTACCTTCCTATCACGTTGGCATGACGGCGTTGTTGAACATTGACGATGATAAATCGCAATGCTCACCATGGCTCGATTATGCGTTATGTTGCGTAGTTAATATGCTCGATTATGCACAAATAAGTAAGTCACCACAATTCACGTTCCTCGCATTTTAGGAAAAA
It encodes:
- a CDS encoding VOC family protein, with protein sequence MKVAHVALWTADLAAQAAFWQEFFSAQVGEKYVSRNRPGFESHFVQLSEGASIELMTLPVLAEALTNKEGCGWAHVAISVGSKADVEVLASKAAERGILVAQPRMTGDGFYEAIVSDPDGNLIEITSD
- a CDS encoding AAA family ATPase; translation: MMIMDWNTIRGLVPASGAQPDFADCLDAFPVLQRAKETPQEPRYHGEGDVWTHTIMVVESLLQLPDYQNATREQQEVLFFAALLHDVAKYRTTVIDPVTGQIGQPGHSRKGAIDARVLLWDAGVPFAIREAICRLISVHQVPFYCLEDERRRMSPIFTIRELSWQLSIPLLATLAEADMRGRICQDQARVLDSIELFRELAREEGCYGQPRAFVDAHTRLSYFRGADVHPDYPLFQEPGSKVTVMCGLPASGKDTWVRTHRRDLPVVSFDDARTELGLKHGENEGKAVHWATDKARSLLRTHEPFVWNATHLSQQMRTRTLDLCYAYGAEVEIVYLERPRQELLRRNGKRDTTLSNKTLQGMLTKWELPAPTEAHAVSYES
- a CDS encoding RNA ligase family protein — protein: MYLHSIPLLKYPRTPHLEGSRLQPGDDASDQIALKALAGRYVVIEEKIDGANSGVSFNETAELLLQSRGHYLAGGSRERQFNQFKLWATAHEMHFLELLEDRFVMYGEWAYSKHSVFYDRLPHYFHEFDIYDRRDGIFLSTARRHAMLAGSPVLSVPVLYAGEMPTNPALLWKLVFRSLAKSQNWKTSFESTVQREGLPLALCWQQTDKSDRSEGLYLKVEDDEQVLARYKLVRHDFIQTILDSGSHHSRRPILPNQLADGVDLYAPCPTVSWEMLGLNTLRSLDALATAMPNK
- the hisN gene encoding histidinol-phosphatase, which codes for MSQSLPDIAFFHELATLASQETLPRFRALTADQIDTKPKEGFRFDPVTEADREAERVIREHITRHYPDHAIMGEEFGLSGEGPVRWVLDPVDGTRPFLCGLPVWGTLIGLLHHERAVMGMMSQPFTGERFWADGSQAWRSDRHGEIRLNTRKGVSLEQAILHTTAPEPLTMHPTVRFADLAESTLMTRYGGECYAMAMLAAGQIDICVEFALQPYDIVALIPIIEQAGGTITDLNGQRAEAGGTVVATGNPELHQQVLAILNGTWS
- a CDS encoding HNH endonuclease, with amino-acid sequence MSFNNRFKQQIITTLAKRAANHCSNPSCRAITSGPSADPNDSVNLGEAAHIYGAHQGSARYESSMTSMERSAISNAIWLCSNCHKLVDDDPTKYPAGLLFEWQREHDNYIAEKVGKVAFEIRKRYEERHLSEFGKLSYLAERLILEKEDYWEHQLTAEVLRFEMNYSLQRWKALKQGLYIKPIIRITDDEFIEWTLDRFQEITLITEAFTKLINFEFKKAWGEPGEPGKDTEIVLICKLYAEVCKSALEWEEIIYFSRVSELYSEIHKLFFGIAGNIIEQAEKLPAFLSDMVTQKPTSGSFSLDITVELPDGWNERFELALKNIGSCLSNDI
- the zigA gene encoding zinc metallochaperone GTPase ZigA produces the protein MADVVARQKADARLPVTVLSGFLGAGKTTLLNHILNNRAGRRVAVIVNDMSEVNIDAALVREGGAELSRTDEKLVEMSNGCICCTLREDLLLEVNRLAKEGRFDQLVIESTGIAEPLPVAETFTFAGDDGESLSEVARLDTMVTVVDGYNFLKDYTSVDSIQSRGESLGEGDERSVVDLLIDQIEFCNVIILNKTDLIDAAQQQKLVAIIRSLNPGAKILHAQFGAVPLNEVLDTGLFDFDKAAQAPGWLKELRGEHTPETEEYGIASFVFRARRPFHPARFAQVMENSLTGVVRSKGYFWLASRPEYAGSWSQAGGVARQGLAGSWWVSAPKERWPTDSESLDYIRSIWVDGVGDARQELVFIGIDMDEHALRTRLEAALLTDKEMTEGLAMWLDYPDPIEPWFVS